The proteins below come from a single Miscanthus floridulus cultivar M001 chromosome 1, ASM1932011v1, whole genome shotgun sequence genomic window:
- the LOC136547561 gene encoding ankyrin repeat-containing protein ITN1-like, whose protein sequence is MAADSGKGMADLEIGPASSAGASGERPDQSPPRVAKRPGLVMSFSGKRLDQSPGGSPSQSRPVLVMSHSSNRLDQSPARPVLVMSRSSNRLDQSSSASSPAPVRGPVLVMSGSSNRLDSSSPSPSPTSAAATAPVLVLSNSGKRMDQAGRKKYVKQVTGRHNDTELHLAAQRGDLEAVRQIIAEIDAQMTGTGEEFDSEVAEIRAAIVNEANEMEATALLIAAEKGFLDIVVELLKHSDKDSLIRKTKSGFDALHVAAREGHRDIVKVLLDHDPSVGKTFGQSNVTPLITAAIRGHTAVVNLLLERVSGLVELSKANGKNALHFAARQGHVEIVQALLDADAQLARRTDKKGQTALHMAVKGTSPEVVQALVNADPAIVMLPDRNGNLALHVATRKKRSEIVNVLLLLPDMNVNALTRDRKTAFDIAEGLPLSEESQEIKECLSRAGAVRANDLNQPRDELRKTVTEIKKDVHTQLEQARKTNKNVYGIAKELRKLHREGINNATNSVTVVAVLFATVAFAAIFTVPGGNTNDGVAVAVHAAAFKVFFIFNAIALFTSLAVVVVQITLVRGETKAERRVIEIINKLMWLASVCTTVAFISSSYIVVGRHFKWAALLVTLIGGVIMAGVLGTMTYYVVKSKRTRKIRKKVKSTRRSGSNSWQHNSEFSDSEIDRIYAI, encoded by the exons atggccgccgattCCGGCAAAG GGATGGCCGACCTAGAGATCGGGCCGGCGTCGAGCGCGGGCGCCTCCGGGGAGCGGCCCGACCAGTCGCCGCCGCGGGTGGCCAAGCGCCCAGGCCTCGTCATGTCTTTCTCCGGGAAGCGGCTGGACCAGTCGCCAGGCGGGTCGCCGTCGCAGTCGCGCCCGGTGCTGGTCATGTCCCACTCCAGCAACCGCCTCGACCAGTCGCCGGCGCGCCCGGTGCTCGTCATGTCCCGCTCCAGCAACCGGCTGGACCAGTCCTCCTCGGCGTCATCGCCGGCGCCCGTGAGGGGGCCCGTGCTGGTCATGTCCGGCTCCAGCAATCGGCTGGACagctcgtcgccgtcgccgtcgccgacgtCCGCGGCCGCCACTGCGCCGGTGCTGGTGCTCTCCAACTCCGGCAAGCGGATGGACCAGGCGGGGCGGAAGAAGTACGTCAAGCAGGTGACGGGCCGCCACAACGACACGGAGCTCCACCTCGCCGCGCAGCGCGGGGACCTCGAGGCCGTGCGCCAGATCATCGCCGAGATCGACGCGCAGATGACCGGCACCGGCGAGGAGTTCGACAGCGAGGTCGCCGAGATCCGCGCCGCGATAGTGAACGAGGCCAACGAGATGGAGGCGACCGCGCTGCTCATCGCCGCCGAGAAGGGGTTTCTTGATATCGTCGTCGAGCTGCTCAAGCACTCCGACAAGGACAGCCTCATCAGGAAGACCAAGTCCGGATTCGATGCTCTGCACGTCGCTGCAAGAGAGGGCCACAGAG ATATTGTCAAGGTACTTCTGGATCATGATCCATCCGTTGGGAAAACGTTTGGCCAATCGAATGTGACTCCTCTCATAACGGCAGCGATTAGAGGCCACACTGCGGTGGTGAACCTGCTGCTGGAGCGAGTTTCTGGGTTGGTTGAGTTATCGAAAGCAAATGGAAAGAATGCCTTGCACTTTGCTGCTCGGCAGGGGCATGTGGAAATCGTGCAGGCTTTGCTAGATGCTGATGCCCAGCTTGCTCGGAGGACTGATAAGAAAGGCCAGACTGCTCTACACATGGCAGTAAAAGGAACTAGCCCTGAAGTTGTTCAAGCTCTTGTGAATGCCGATCCGGCAATAGTCATGCTACCTGACAGAAATGGCAACTTAGCTTTGCATGTTGCAACCAGAAAGAAAAGATCAGAG ATTGTAAATGTGCTTCTGCTTCTTCCAGATATGAACGTAAATGCATTGACTAGGGATCGGAAGACTGCATTCGACATAGCTGAGGGCCTTCCACTGTCAGAGGAGTCTCAAGAAATAAAGGAGTGTTTATCCCGTGCTGGTGCAGTCAGAGCAAATGATCTGAATCAGCCTCGGGATGAGCTCAGAAAAACAGTGACAGAGATAAAAAAGGATGTACATACTCAGCTTGAGCAGGCCAGAAAAACCAACAAAAATGTCTATGGTATCGCAAAGGAGCTTAGGAAACTCCACAGGGAAGGCATCAACAATGCAACAAATTCAGTCACTGTTGTGGCGGTGCTCTTTGCCACAGTGGCATTTGCTGCAATCTTTACAGTGCCTGGCGGTAACACCAACGATGGTGTAGCAGTAGCTGTGCATGCAGCAGCCTTCAaggtcttcttcatcttcaacgCCATTGCCCTTTTCACGTCTTTAGCAGTAGTGGTGGTCCAGATAACACTGGTTAGGGGTGAGACCAAAGCAGAGAGGCGTGTGATCGAGATCATCAATAAGCTGATGTGGCTGGCTTCAGTGTGCACGACAGTTGCGTTCATATCCTCCTCGTACATCGTAGTGGGGCGGCACTTCAAGTGGGCGGCACTTCTGGTGACCCTGATCGGTGGGGTGATCATGGCCGGTGTGCTTGGTACAATGACATATTACGTGGTGAAGTCTAAGCGCACACGTAAAATCAGGAAGAAGGTGAAGTCAACAAGGAGGAGCGGCTCAAACTCATGGCAGCACAATTCGGAGTTCTCAGATTCAGAGATCGACCGTATTTATGCTATATGA